The sequence ATCTGGCTCCTGGCATTCGGGTTCACCCTCCCCGTCGGGAGATTCCAGAGACAAGCCGTTAAATATGTAGCGCCTCTCCGACAGCACAGGGATGTTGAGGCTGTTCCTCAGGAACATGCATTCATTGCTGAAGAGCTTGTTGGCTCGCTTGATCTGCTCcatctggggaaaaaaattaaaacttcTGCTCATCAAATGCTCATCAAAGTGCCTTCTGATCAAACGCAAAGTGAATTATTCCCATCATTAAGTGGAAGAAATACACAAATTGAATAGTGTGAATAGAAGCGCAATCTGGACacaaatgatgcaaaaaaaacactgtcacttGCCTGAAAATGCTTGAGTTAAAACTCGTACAAAAGAGGTTGCAAAAGTCAATCAGTGTTGATAAtggggtacctcacgatacgatacatgggtcacgataccaataatatcacaatacaacgattctgtgatagtCAATATATTGTAAGACAATTATGTGGCATCTCTTAGTGATCCCGCTGTAAACAGGCAACCTCCTCATgagtttcactcattcatttgagcagcgccaccatgaggagaccTGAAGTAGCGGCGCCCTGGGAGCGAAACAatcagggactgtttactttagagtgtCTTcgtaaaaatgataaaaatatcattatttgcCCAGTTATATTgaacgatatatcaccaaaacGATGTTATGACCCACCCCGAGTGGAGACTGTCACAATATTCCCAAACTACTGTCACAATATTCCCAAAAATAATTTGTTAGTGCACATACAAATAAATTCCATTTTTCtggtgaaaaatgtgtttgaaaagaaCAATAGTTCAGGTGGAACTACTGTAAAAACTTGAGTAACAATACATATCATACGGTGTGTAGACTTAAACCGCGGTATAATCGTATCGTGAGATTGGTtacatctctgctgctgctgcttcataaCTTCTCTCGGTCACTGTAACTCCACTGAGAGCTGTGGTTGTTGTGTGCTAACCTTACCGTGACACCGTACTTGAGAGCAATCCCTTGCAGAGTATCACTGCCTGTAACCCGATGCTCTACGTATTTCTCCCCCAAAGAGGCCGTGACGCTGGCGGTGCTCCCGTACGAGCGGATCTTGGTCCGGGCCAGGCTCTGGGACAGTTCGCTCTCTGACTCGGAACCGGACCTGGACCGAGGAAAGATGGGCTGACCAAAGCGTCCTCCTGCCCCTCCATCCCGCATCGGCAGGACGGGCGAGAACTCCGCCATCTTCTCCTGAATTAACACAGAGACGTGTCCTCTCCGTTTGTTTTTAACGCTCCTGTCGAGTTGCGGCGGTGATGGAGAAGTCACGTTTAAGCGGCGGGAAGGTTCCCATCCCCGGTCATCTTCCTCATGTGGGCCCAGGGGACGAGAGTCATGTTTCGGGGACCACCACCAACCTCACCGCTCCGCTTTTGTCATTCGTTGCGTTTCACGTAAAACCGTGCCGGGCGTCGTGAACGTCAACAATACTGTTTCCGGTTGTCCTTTCAAAATAATTGACGAGAATGCAGGGCCGGTCCGAGCATTGTGTCCCCcacaaaaaaggacacaaatatAGGCTCACTGGCCATTTCATTTGATGAATATGTTCTACTGAAACGACAgattgtgggaaaaaaaaacaggattccACCACTCAAAGCTCAGTATGTTGTTTGTATTCAATTGTTTAGTATCACTTTATAGGCCAGGTACTTCACTTAGGATGGTTTATTgctagaatatatatatatatatatatatatatatatatatatatatatatatatatatatatatatatatatatatatatatatatatatatatatatagttttcaAAAAAACTCACTTCACCCAATCAGGGCAATAATAACAATACGATACAGATTTACAAAATAGAACATCCAATATAAAAGGAAATGATAAGCATAAGTCCAAGTCCAAGATCTAACTAAAAAGACTGTAACTAAACTAAATTCATAAATCAAGTTGGTTATCAGCTAACTCACTTAGGGACAGGGCTGGAgagattttcacatttcataGGAACATTCAGCAGGTCTCTGTGAGCACTGACCACTGTGTGTGACTACGCTGTTTCATGTGGCATCAGTTCGGAGAGAGGAACCAGGTTAACAGGTTAACACTCCCATGACCAACTATGCAGGGAGATTATAAACacaaggaggaaaaagaagctacaaaaaaaacaccaacgtCTGCCAAATGAGGAAATGACGATTAGTGAAACACATGTGACATTTACATTAGAgctttaaattagatttttagaAAGGGAAGGAAGGATCAAAGTGAGGTGATGCGTTCACAGATAAGACACCACAACTACAAGTCATACTATAAGAtataaaaactcaaaataaatacagcccttttaaagaatatatatttattataaattgaggttttttttaactccctTCAAGCATATTTTTTGTTGTCAATGTGCATTTAATGTCATGAAAAGTTTTTTCTACTATATAATTAAATCaagttactttatttatataacaccaAATCACATATATCTCATGGCACTTTACATTAGTTAGACAGAGACCTTATTATTTTCGAGTCTGACCAAACCAGTAATGATCGGTAACCAGTGAGTTTTAACCTTTCTCTAAATTTAGAACGTGTCATATGATAATGGCCTAtttgtcatccatccatctttacTAAACATTAATCACATGGTGTAATGAAATCCTTAATCAGATATCAGACCTCCACCTGCAGCCTGCGTATGAGTGACGACAGTAAACCGAGGAGCAACAGGTCACTTAATCATCGTAGACGGATGAACTGTAAATATGCAGCGAGATAAATCCCAGTTAAACAAACAAGTTAATGGCCATTAATGAACTCATGACGGAGAGAATTATCTGAATACTTAGGATGCAAAATGTCACTGAATTCCAAGAAGTGGGATCAGTCGCTGGGATCAGAAGATGAAACCAAGCAAAAATAAggtcaaacaaatcaaatgtgtgCAGAAAAAGACTGTATTTACtgataaacaaatgtattgCACCTGAAAAGTATTAGATAGAGACATATAATTGCAGGTATTATCTCAGACTGCAGTTTCAGGAAATCTAATATGCTGAGgagcagtgaatgaatgaatgaatgaatacaggaCCTGTGAATGATTAATTTATTCCATTAGTCTCTCTTGGTTATGGATGATGATGTGGTAATCTCACCGTCTGGcattttcaaatggaaatcAATTCATTATACGTATATGTATTAGTACAAAGTCCAGGAGGAGCGAGGTCAGTGCCTTAATTATACATGATGTTCTCAACGGGAGGTGACACATTTGAGATTGAACTGACATTCTCTTCATTAATCACGTTGTATTTGCTTCTCACCACTGGTCTCGTCTTAtccactgcacacactgagGGTGCAGATCTGCAAAATTAATAATAGGAGAAAGAAAAggcatattttttatttctgtatgttttatcAAAGTCGAAAATTATATTGTTTGATGATGTTTCTCTCATGTCATCTTTGTGGTGGccaattcttaaaaaaaaattataaatataaatgaaagtcaaactaaactgaatGTACTGTATCTTGTGCTGGCAAAAGAAACTTGTCCAGTCATGGtaattgtcatttttgtgtcatgtctGATTctggtgtgaaaatgtgttttgaactATAATCCCTGCAAAAGTCATCAGATTTAATTTGTGTGCCCACAGACGATTcagaaaaagaataatcagaGTCTTTGTACCAGCCGGTGCTCGCGCCCTAAATCGCTCCTTCCATATCTACACAGAACTCCTGGGATTGATTCACTCTGGAGAAATCAACAATGCCTAAATCAGATGacctcactttctttctctctattccaggaaaaaaaacaaaaaacagaggcaggatgaaaagagagaggagaagcagcagcagcagcactgagccATCTGTCACTACAACATtagaaatgaaatcaaatacaCTTTATTGACTCCACCGGGAATTTTCTTATTGTTCTGTGGCTGCAACAGCTGTAGGACAGTGCACCGTAAATAGAGATACGGCAAACAGTGCAGTgaatacacacagtacacagaaTAAAGAATAATTTCCCTGGGTTGGCACATACAGATGATCGAGTCACAAGAGACTTTTTTGgggtcataaaataaatgatcagaATTGTTTTCCACAATATAACTCGTGATTTGTGGTTGAAGTGCACCCGTAACATACTATTAAAAATTAGTCAGAAACATGATATTGTTGCACAAATTTGTCATGAaatgtcatgatttatattgtgaataatttattttattttattttattttattttattttattttattttattttattttattttattttattttattttattttttaaatttgtcccaaaataaaaggtttgacaaacacaaaccttatacatttaaaatggtaCAACAGCGCTTCCTAAAGTTGTGGAGCTGGAAGGTATTGCAGGTGGTTGGTTTAACTgattcatacagtatattctttgTTCTGTGAATTTACGAATTAAAAGATATTCCAACAATGTGTTTCTCGTATTtggtttttacatttctattatgtataatatgtttatttataaaaacatgatgCTTCTCAGTTATGGCCAAAACGGCTGAACCTTCTGATGGTATAATTATGTAATGATTACCTTGTATACAACAGGGACAGAATTGTATCTGTTTATGTCAATGTTGTGCTAAATtcttacaaataaacaaatctggGCTTTGGGAGTTTTCACAGAATGTGTTTAAAACCTGTGATTCagttcacagcaaaacaaagcattaacaTGCAAAAGGTGCAATAGATATAAGATATGAGATAAGATAATAAAGTGTTATCTAGTTATTAAGCAATTTATTCATCACCCTTAAGAAAACTGAAGAATCCACATCGATTGAGCAGGATAATAAGAACATTTACAGGattttttaaagtgatgttatgtgtgtgtgtgttatgtcgACCTCTACTGGGCAGTTTTGGAACCGTACTGGTGTTGAGCTAATATTTCCAACCACCAGGTGGTGCCAGTTAATCAGATATAATTCTTGCAACTTTCAGATTTGGGTGAAATACCTTACACTTTCACTATTTATTGCTTTTGAAaacttgcaaaaaaaatattgtggaaTGAACTAAgcccacggttctcaaactgtggtacgtgtaccacggcggtacacaagcttcctctgagGGTACTTTTCTACTGTATAAAGCAGGGTATGAAAAGCGTGCGAAGAAAATGAaactaataacaaaaataaagtccaTAGCTAAAGTTAGAGTTataattgattgtttttgtgtcagtgtaACAGCAGCTTATGTTTGACCATGAACAATATAAAGTTCAAGAAACAAGGGTTAAAAGGAAAAGTGGGTCACGAAATGAACCCACATGAATACATGTCAGATTTCAAAACCCcgtttttaaacatgttttcctgTTGCCGTGGCAACCCGGGGTGAGAGCTGACAAGTTAGCAGGAGCGCCAGCGCAGAGCAGAGCACTGATGGTGTCCGTCAAACACACCAGGCCTCATACCTGACTGACTGCGTTATCTAATCATCTGTGGAAATCTGCAACATCTGTGAGTGCATATTTCATCTAATCCTCTAATCTGTttggctgagtgtgtgtttagtttaatTAGAAGAAAGGTTTGTATTTGgagttttgaaaatgttcattatCAGAACTCGTGGTCGGAGTGATTCATATTAAATGGCtctaatggaaaaaaatgtgtttcctgtccTGAATGAATGTCAACTTTTATAGGAATGAACTTTCATCTCCATTACAAGgaagcagagctgctgctgctgctgctgctgcaaaactACTGTGTCCTTTGGTGCTAAAAATAGAAAGTTGATGTCAAACGCATTATACTTAATGAAAGTGAACAGATAATCCCACTGCAGAGTGGAAAAATGATCATGagcagcctttaaaaccatGGCTGGCTCTTGTCtggtgggattttttttatgaaaacttTATTactatataatatgtataaatcACTTGTTGGGCATTTATAAAATAACTTTCCATTACATGAATGAATTGCTCCCTTTAGAAACTTGTTTCTtcagtcacattttaaatctacaCACTATGTCATTCACCAATCGTTGAATATTGgaggaacaacaacaaacaaccagaATAAAGTCCACACATAAGAAAGAAAAGCGAAACCAATGcaataatttgctctctcaccatcctcctcctcttcctca is a genomic window of Solea senegalensis isolate Sse05_10M linkage group LG7, IFAPA_SoseM_1, whole genome shotgun sequence containing:
- the lysmd2 gene encoding lysM and putative peptidoglycan-binding domain-containing protein 2, which encodes MAEFSPVLPMRDGGAGGRFGQPIFPRSRSGSESESELSQSLARTKIRSYGSTASVTASLGEKYVEHRVTGSDTLQGIALKYGVTMEQIKRANKLFSNECMFLRNSLNIPVLSERRYIFNGLSLESPDGEGEPECQEPDAPCIVMQDIEGPSPPPSPPPKDSKPIQPEELSAKDFLHRLDLQIKQSKQAARRLKEEEVRSNEDNYTAPTTSYQET